Proteins encoded by one window of Haematobia irritans isolate KBUSLIRL chromosome 2, ASM5000362v1, whole genome shotgun sequence:
- the LOC142223944 gene encoding vitelline membrane protein Vm32E-like — MKAVGVLILAIAALFTIVAANGYGAGSAPVSIPAPPCPKNYMFSCQPNLAPAPCSQPAAYASAGSYSENYPVIVNPPFPAPQGAGAGYQQFNNGPNYPNFYIQGGPSN; from the coding sequence ATGAAAGCCGTTGGTGTTTTAATATTGGCCATTGCCGCTCTCTTCACAATCGTTGCTGCCAATGGCTATGGTGCTGGTAGTGCCCCAGTCAGTATTCCCGCTCCACCCTGCCCCAAGAATTACATGTTCagttgtcaaccaaatttggctccaGCTCCCTGTTCTCAGCCAGCTGCTTATGCATCAGCCGGTTCTTACTCCGAGAACTATCCCGTCATTGTGAATCCCCCTTTCCCCGCTCCACAAGGTGCTGGTGCTGGTTACCAACAGTTTAATAATGGACCCAATTATCCCAATTTCTACATACAAGGAGGACCATCTAACTAA